One Nicotiana tomentosiformis chromosome 1, ASM39032v3, whole genome shotgun sequence genomic window, aatttatagaagaaaataagctattgtgtaagctgcttctgcaagctgttgtgtaagttgctactgtaccagatatagataatcttctactaggggtaatatttatccataacggagtaccgaaatgaTAAGCTCATTATACAAGATATAGATAATATTCTACCGAtgataatgtttatccataacggagtaccgaaaggataagctcattataccagatatagataatcttctaccaggtgtgatatttatccataacggggtgcTGAAAGGATAAGTTTCTCCAGGAGacttattttcaatagagtactaaatagataaacatatttacggcggagtctcatatagataaaCTTTTTCAGAAAGCTTATtttcaacggagtactaaataaatatccataatataatatatttataacaaaatcaAATTATTGAATCCACCTATTACGTGGAGATGGCATGGTAGTTAGATTACGGACGTGTCAAAGAAGCGAgttttaatttcttcatttatctGAATCAAATATTTAAATTGCAGTTTTATGTATGTGAGAAAGCTaagaatattataaaatattttttttatggtgCGATATTGGAGTTACTTCACTCTAATATATCctatcaattaattttacaatttttatgtATCAACGAAATAGAGGATGATAAGATGACACCATTAAAATACAACAATAATGAGTACGACAACATATGTGAACCTGAAATATCTCTATCAAAAATATCTTTTTCACACAACCACCTTAATCCCACTAGGAGGAAGAATTTATTGGTATGAAATGGTTATtcatttatcatttttttttttttttttgcttttcttttttcatATTGGTGACTTTAGAAAGGCTTCACGTCATAGTTTGATTACTATAGTATCTTAGTATTTGTCAAGGGTTAGTTAGATCAGCTTAGAAAAAAATCTAATAAATATCTTTTTTCCTTCTAAGAACTATTCCAAAAAAAGGACTTTAAGGAATATGTTAGtgaaaattaaataaattaaaaatttacatatgtggacatatatatatataataaggtTCGTTTCAATCTTAAGAAGTTCTCGTATTAGAGCAGTAAAAATGAAAAAGTTTCAGTATGAAACAGTTTAGCCATTTAGTGATTCTTTTAATTGCGGATCCAAATTAGTAAGATCAGGAGAGTTCGAGTATTAGATACTTAATTAGGGCAGTGCACAAGGCATTTCACGTTCACGCATGATTCCGGAAAGAACCACACCTTAAGAAGTAGATGTAGACAGTATACTATAATACAAACATTAATGACTGTTTCCAAAGATGGAACTGTAGTGACTTAAAGTAAAAAGAATATATATGATATAtcatatttaaatatatatggaACTGTAGTGACTTAaatatatatgatatttatatttaGAAAATGGAAGGAGCACATAATAAATTTGTAAAATGCAGAGTTCACATGTCATATGCTTATTCAATTATATTCTCGTATACCTAAGAAATGGGATAGTCAAAAACACTACCTGAGAAATGGGACGTCGTTCAATCTCTTATTCAAAACTTGATATTCCCCATACACCTACCAAGGCGATTAAAATATACAAAATCAAAATGATTTTTTAATAACGATGAGTTCACCTACGCTCTTTGGTGTCTAATAATTATAGGACTGCCCCAACACTTCCTAAATTATTACTTATTGTAGATTTGGACGTCAGCTGCCCTCTTTTCATTAATAAAAGGGTATTCTACAATAACATAATCTTTGGGGGGAAAGGGTATAAAATACTTCAATACGTAAAAAGTTTAGCAAATCAATCAAAAGCAATAATAGAACGTGAATGATTAGCTGGTGCAAGTCGTGGATTAGTTGAATCATCAACTAAACGTAAGTCATATTATTTCCTTTAGTTGAACCATTAACAATTTTTAATCATATAAATATGTTTAGTTGAATCATTAACTATTTTTAATCATATAAATttgtttagttgaaccattaactattttaaattatgttaactTGTTATGTATGGGAAAGTgagtttcttttcttattttgttaATCTAATGTTGTAGCCACAACAAATTAAATTATTAAGTAGTGTTCGTTGATACTATCACAATATGATTCCTCTCAAGATCAAGGTGTGCAAAAGTGGAAAATGTCTTAGAAAGAGACCAAAACATGAACTGAGGAAACATTATAAAAGAAGGTACCCTGGAAAGAGGTTCCAACATGATAAGATCCCTAAGAAGTTTCAAAGAAAATTCCTCACATAAGATGCCAATAAGTACTCAATGTATCAAAAGACAAAAAGGAAATTGTACTAAGCTAGTATAGATCTTGTTGAGCTATTTGAAGCAAAGGTCGATTCAGAATTTAAAATCTATGTATCTTATAACGACATATGCATTAACCTATATTATAAATATTTGACTGTGAACTCGATTATTAACTTAAAATTATTGTAAGAACTCATAAATTTCAAGTTTTGGATCCGTCTTTGGGCTGAACTATATTCCCAAATCACAATCTTTATAATTTATTAGTACCACGCATGTCCACACACaaaacattttttttaaaaaaaattgtgggCTGGTTGGTTGTTCTTTGACGATCTAAAGCAGCTTAGTGTGATGACCCGCCATGTCATCGTGCCACATAGGTACCATCTGGCATATATTAATaccatgtggaagcttacataggaggaaaGTTAGTATTTGTGAGAAaattctagagaagtatggacattttTTTAGGAAGACCCTAGATgcctatggatttgctaggaaagtcttggaatcttctaggcttgtagagaattctagagaaagcccttatcttgtaaatattaaggacttgtgtaacaattaatatttacactctagcccctaggagactagtatataaaatGGGTCATCCATTTGTAATTgaccaagcaaacaattcaagttctctctaatacaaagcttcctttaacaattctcttgtgttctttctaccattctcttagcgatcttgaatgtggtaaggctgacttggcatcgcaagaacgtgagcaagttgtgcaagatcgtgaACGAGTATTCAAGTgtcgcacgtgtacttagttaacaaCTAAAGACGTGACAACGTGGTAGCAGAGCAAAGGTTGCAACTAAGGGAATGGCGAACGATGGAGAAATTAACACTGCCAACACCCAAGCCAACGTCATCCAAGATGCTACTGGCAAGAGTGGCTGTAACAAAAAGAGGAATGCCACCAACAAGAGCCAGGAGGTGCACCCCAGGTTGTGTCAAACGAAGGGCTTACATCCCAAGAACCATCTGCCACTGAGGCGAgcgaggatgaagtggaggtcctgCCTGAGGACGTCTCGCTCGGTAAAGAATGGGTGATGAATATGAACGCGGGGATGGATGCCGTGGAGATCTTTAGCCAACGCTTGGAGAAGGTGGAAGGCACCCTTAGCGTTCTTGAGGGGCACCCTCTTGAAGAGATTGAGAGTATCTGAAATGACTTGGAGGGACGTACACAGACCGAGATGGAACTAAGGCAAACCATCACTTCCTTAGAGTGCAGACTCATGGAGGCTTTGAGTACTATCGATGCTTtgaaggcaaagatagagtcactcGAGGATCATGTTAGTGCTGGCGTGACCGAGGCAGCCAACAATGATGTGGTGACAagggaggccaagatcgaggctcccAAACCCCGGGTGTTCAAAGGTGTCCGTAATatacaagaagtggaaaacttcctttggcacttggagaactacttcaGGCATGGCAAAGTGAGGGACGACGAGGCCATGATCAATACTGCAGTGGTGTACTTCTCAGAGACTGCTATGTTATGGTGGAGAAAGAAGATGACCGGCGTGGATAAAGGTCTATGTACTATTAGTATGTGGGATCAGTTCAAAGCCGAGTTCAAGCGACTGTTCTTTCCAAATAATGTCTTGTACGAGGCAAGGAGCAAGCTTAGGGAGTTAAAGCAAACAAGGAGCATACGTGTCTATGTCAAGGAGTTCACTACCCTTATGCTTCAAATCCGAAACCTGGTCAATGATGGCTTGTTGTTCCACTTCATGGATGGGTTGCAAAATTAGGCCAAGTAGGAGTTGCAACGCCAGCAAGTCGCAGATATAGGCCAAGCCATATTGGAGGTCGAATCATTGATGGATTTCAGGCATGACAAGCACGAcaaaggcaaaggaaaagaaacaaAGATTAACAATGTCAAAGGTGGGGGAGACTGTGGCAAAGGCAAGGatatacaacaacaatactaCAAGACTCAAGATTCCAAAAAGACGAGTGGCCGTCAGGGCTACGCCGAGAAGAAGGCGCAGGCCGAGAAGAAGGGATGTTTCATATGTGGAGGGACGCACAGCTTTAGGAATTTCCCTGACATAAAGAGCCTCAACGCCATGGTCTGTGAACGGAAGGAGTAGCCGCAAGGAGAGAGTTCAGGAACCGCACAGTTGGGTATGATCGGATTATGTGGTGCTGTCACGAAGCAATCTATCCAacctactgtcacgacccaaattaaccctacgtaaggtgtcgtgatagcacctattctttacgactaggtaagccaaatattgcgaaaaatataaagaaaacacaacattttaaagttAAAcatcatattataaatagccaagagtagtaccactcagcatatacaaaataatttcccaagacccggaatatcactaagtcacaagctgttataatctatgtagctctatacaaaagtctgaatataataaggaaagtctctagacgagggagtagaaggggacttcgaagatctgcggacgcaagcagaagtaccttgaagtctcctagaatcaacaacacacactaaccccaaggctgatagctcatacctggatctgcacacaaaaacatgtgcaagaagggcatgagtataccacaatggtacctagtaagtgccaagcctaacctcggtcgagtagtgacgagatcaggtcaaggccctaccggagtaaatataataaattaaacagtaaaagatataagtgaaatttacggtaacatagttaaagaaattctcgaaaatttaatagttaagggagccctcggctcaaaataaggtaaacacagtgggaaatatcccgggataccgtcccgtagttccgaatgaatatgcagtacagggggatctcccgaaatatgtctgtagtcccaaagtaaatatgcagtgcttgaggatctcccggaatacgtctgtagtcccaaagtaaatatgcagtacatggggatctcccggaatacgtccgtagtcccaaagtaaatatcccggaatacatccgtagtcccaaagtaaatatacagtgctgggggatctctcagaatacgtctgtagtcccaaagtaaatatgcaaggcaggggggatctcccgaaatacgtccgtagtcccaatttaaatatgcaacgcaagatgaaatggcaggtatggcatcgagttatacagtttatactgaacacagataagggaatagggatttaactaagcatggcgcacagaatgtcaaataggcagttaaaacacgtaagcatgtttttctagtctaaactaaacaattaagtatattagtgcaatttaataagagaagcaatttatgatttaaaaaggataaacaagatttttgcaataacagcccgtgtacgtactcgtcacgtcgcgtacacggcgcccacacaccaaataatatcaagacatcctaaggagaaagtccccaacacaaggttaggcaagccacttacctcgaaccactcaaatcaccttgataacacgttcttgccacgagtatccgactccaaatggcacgaatctattcaaataaattgcataatgtaaatataactacaagtaactaatttagctaattaattcgaagctaaagcgtgaaataaGAAAAATTGGCCAAAAAGTCACCCCgagcccacatcttggaatcgggtaaaagtcgcaaaatacgaacatccattcactcacgattttactcataccaaaattgctcaaatccgataccaaaatctcgatcgaaaccccaaaattcagcctaagaatttttctcaatttttcaccccaaatccgaaatttaacgatgaattcaagcatagattagtggaatataaccataaaggagttaagaatcgttacccaatcgatatctctaaaaatccctcaatcCCTCATCCAAAATCCGAGTTCCCAACttaaggttttgataaaaatggcataacctccgtttttggaactttaatactgccgagacgcgtccttcttcgcggcccaaaatcctccatcgcgaatgcgatgcatatgtcgcgaacgcgaagaccactaATCTtgacccatcgcgaacgcgagatctccatcgcgaacgtgaagcatgaATTCTCGCCTGCCTctagttcttcttcgcgaatgcgagaaccATGTCGCGAACGTGTAGcttcgaggttccacaccttcCCGAACGCGAGAGCGACATCGCGGACGTGAAGAGTAATTCATCTTCCCTTCCCAgataccttacgcgaacgcgaggactccctcgtgaacgcgatgaagaaaatgcctgcaacagAATACCAGAAATttgctatcttccaaagtccaaagatgactcgttgagcatccgaaacacacccgaggcccccgggagctcgaccaaacataccaaccaatcctaaaacaccatacgacttagtcgagctctcaaatcacatcaaacaatgttaaaatcatgaatcaccctccaattcaaacttaaagaacttgaaacttcaaaattctacaaccgatgccgaaacctatcaaatcacatccgattgacctcaaattttgcgcataagtcatattcgatattacggacctattccaactttcagaatcggattccgaccctgatatcaaaattttcactaccggtccaaaactccaaaaattctactttcgccatttcaagcctaaatgagctacggacctccaaaacacaatccggacacgctcctaaacccaaaatcacctaacggagctaacggaaccgacaaaattTCATTCCaaagtcatcttcacatagttccaattACGattcaaatcctaaggcttaagctctcatttagggactaagtgtcccaaaacactccgaaactcaaaaccaatcatcccggcaagtcacaatagcagaaatagagtTGGCGAAAGAatttaataggggatcggggatattactctcaaaataactggccgggtcattacacctaCCGAGAATGGCAATCAGTACGTGGATCTCACCATCAACAACAAGCATGCTCGTGCAATGGTGGATACTGGAGCAACTCATAATTTTGTGACTGAGGTTGCCACAAAGAGACTAGAATTGAAGCTTGCTCCAACCAACTCTCGCGTTAAGACCGTGAATGCCGAGGTACAGAATGCTCGTGGGGTAGCTAATGGAGTTGGTGTCAAATTGGGAACTTGGAAAGGTATGACAAACTTTACCTGAACCACTATGGATATCTTTGACATCATATTGGGGCAAGAGTTCTTTAGACATTGTCATACTTTGATCGACCCctactgtaacaccccgaaaatttttgaagtacttaagtgtaaagccctgTAATATTTTACAAAAGAaagtaatgtttcgtggtgccgaattggttttacatgttgagtattatagaacaatgcaccggaaagtaaagaaaaaatttttgcgaaaaagtgcatttctgcgattcattatgcgaccgcagaatcactctgcggaccgcataatagccgtagagtgaggcagttaaggggtcagttggaagcaattatgcggtcgactatgcgaccgcataactgttatgcggtgcactatgcgaccgtagaacagttatatggaccgcatagtgaccgcagactcaggcagatttttgatcattttggacaccaattatgcgaccgatatgcggtccgcataaccattatgcggtcgcagaacctgttccggagcttcatttttgtgtttttaaaacccgaccctacttcgttaaatacatattttgggtcatttttgagatataatctgacattttagagtgaaagagagtgccctagagtgagaaggtgttcttcaataattgttcttcaattcttgctcaagttttggaagattaagaaggcaagatGACTAGGTCTTcgtcctagaggtaagattctacaccctaaaccttaatttcgaaatcatctgaaaatgggtaattagcaagataatttttgggcatgagagttgattattttacatgcatgtgatatcaagggatgtaggaagatttttgaactaagcatggtaaagattgggttgtgggatgatggaatcctccataaaaagaccttgaaaccttgtgcacacctagtgtttgataaaatgctcaaatgagctagaaccatgatcatcttcctaattttgattcaatttattatatttctaaaatagattgaagtttctaagaattccggaatattttagagtttaagtaagctcaattgaggtatgttcgctaaactcttctcttagaattgaattccacgatattcatgtaaattatgtaagtcccgagtgattcattatgaaactggctattccgagtaagattgggttgaaagaaatatgttcaacaagcatcccaaatgctttattcattttatgttaccaattgaggatgtgttaaaatatggactgtgcattaataatgtttcgactttaagtcaagtttaaatgaaggctattatgccaaattttgtgaaatatctctatgtgccttagactctaaattgctcacatgtgtactacacaccttgatttgaattgtaattgtTGTTGATGacgataatgatgtttgaaattgataagatgagcatgaaatactgaatatggccaacgtgtcaagaatgatcttataatcatggccactagtgccaatgaaatgaaaagatatgaaagtattatgaaatacAAGGATTGATATAagaaggttgatgtctcaaataagacagcatagccgatcgggtcgtgatcgtacaccatgccgcacatatggtggtaattgtgctggaaattggtaatgatagtaattatggttgatgtctctaatgagatggcctagctgatcgggttgtgatcggactccgtactaaatttacggtggtattgatattgacaaTAATTGtagttgattctctaatgagatagcctagccgatcgggtcgtgatcggactccgtactaaatttacggtggtattggtattgatagtaattgtggttgattctctaatgagatagcctaggcgatcgggtcgtgatcgaacttcgtgctaaaag contains:
- the LOC138905887 gene encoding uncharacterized protein, whose protein sequence is MEALSTIDALKAKIESLEDHVSAGVTEAANNDVVTREAKIEAPKPRVFKGVRNIQEVENFLWHLENYFRHGKVRDDEAMINTAVVYFSETAMLWWRKKMTGVDKGLCTISMWDQFKAEFKRLFFPNNVLYEARSKLRELKQTRSIRVYVKEFTTLMLQIRNLVNDGLLFHFMDGLQN